The genomic window ACTCTCTTAAAGTGAGAAAGTTTTTCTGCTCCTTCTATACCAACCTCTTTCGCTTTCTGTAAAACTTTCTCTTCATCGTGTAAGAGTTCTTCTTCACTTAATCCTGTTTTTTTAGAAAGCTCTCCAAGGTATGAAATCTTTTTGAAAGGTCTTTCAAAAGAAATCTTTGTTCCTTGATATTCGATTTCTCTAACTCCTTTTCCGAAAATCTCATCAAGTAAGTACTCAAAAAGTTCCTCTGTAAGATCCATTAAATCGTAGTAGTCTGCGTAAGCCATGTAGAATTCAACCATTGTAAATTCTGGATTGTGTCTTGTGCTGATACCTTCGTTTCTAAAGTTCTTACCTATCTCGTAAACCCTTTCAAAGCCACCAACCAAAAGCCTTTTAAGGTAAAGTTCAGGGGCTATCCTTAAATAAACATCTATATCAAGAGCGTTGTAGTGGGTAATGAACGGTTTTGCAGCAGCTCCAGAAGCTATTGGTTGAAGGATAGGAGTCTCAACTTCCATAAAACCTTTGTTGTCTAAAAACTCTCTAAGTTTCTTTATTATTTTAGTTCTAGTTCTGAAAATCTCCCTTACTTCAGGGTTTACTATTAAGTCTAAGTACCTTTGTCTATAACGTTTTTCTACATCCCTTAATCCATGCCACTTTTCTGGAAGAGGTCTTAAAGATTTTGTTAAAAGCTCCATTTTTAAAACTTCAAGGGTAAGTTCCCCTTTACCTGTTCTAAAAAGTTTTCCTCTAACTCCAACAATGTCTCCAATATCTATAAGCTTTTTAAAGATTTTGTTATAGAACTCCTCTCCGACAACATCTCTTCTAATATAACACTGCAATTTCTCAGTTCCATCTTGAATGTGGAAAAACGCAGCTTTACCCATAACTCTCATTGAAACTATTCTTCCAGCTAAAGAAAACTCATCAGCTGG from Desulfurobacteriaceae bacterium includes these protein-coding regions:
- the lysS gene encoding lysine--tRNA ligase, which produces MAEERIIEQRKEKIEKLKEIGVDPYAYKYEVDTTAKELLDRFGRHKEGEEKEKEDLPADEFSLAGRIVSMRVMGKAAFFHIQDGTEKLQCYIRRDVVGEEFYNKIFKKLIDIGDIVGVRGKLFRTGKGELTLEVLKMELLTKSLRPLPEKWHGLRDVEKRYRQRYLDLIVNPEVREIFRTRTKIIKKLREFLDNKGFMEVETPILQPIASGAAAKPFITHYNALDIDVYLRIAPELYLKRLLVGGFERVYEIGKNFRNEGISTRHNPEFTMVEFYMAYADYYDLMDLTEELFEYLLDEIFGKGVREIEYQGTKISFERPFKKISYLGELSKKTGLSEEELLHDEEKVLQKAKEVGIEGAEKLSHFKRVQELFEALVEPDLIQPTFVIDFPKAISPLAKEKRGNPELVERFELFIYGREIANAYTELNNPFEQKARFLQQLEEKAKGDDEAM